In a single window of the Thermofilaceae archaeon genome:
- a CDS encoding multiprotein bridging factor aMBF1 → MRCELCGEEIRGVPYLGIVDRAELILCERCVKRASKVYGPLGQRRQVEPKREPKRVPTRVRRTQVTEEVIEDFAEVIREARERVGLTRDALAAMVGVKVSVIRRIEEGSLVPPVDLAKKLERILKVKLVEVVEEERVGKEGVGADWEQTLGDIVVFREEDEE, encoded by the coding sequence GTGCGCTGCGAGCTTTGTGGCGAGGAGATTAGAGGGGTCCCGTACTTGGGTATCGTTGATAGGGCTGAGCTCATCCTCTGCGAGAGATGCGTTAAGCGTGCCAGTAAAGTGTATGGACCGCTGGGCCAGCGGCGTCAGGTTGAGCCTAAGAGAGAACCAAAAAGAGTCCCCACGCGCGTCCGGAGAACGCAAGTCACGGAGGAGGTGATCGAGGATTTTGCTGAAGTGATTAGGGAGGCTAGGGAGCGCGTTGGTTTAACGAGAGACGCCCTGGCAGCTATGGTTGGGGTTAAAGTGTCAGTTATCAGGAGGATCGAGGAGGGAAGCCTAGTCCCTCCCGTCGATTTAGCGAAAAAGCTTGAGAGAATTCTTAAAGTTAAGCTAGTAGAAGTAGTAGAGGAGGAGCGCGTGGGGAAGGAGGGGGTGGGAGCCGATTGGGAGCAAACGCTCGGAGACATAGTGGTCTTCAGAGAGGAGGACGAAGAGTAG
- the mvk gene encoding mevalonate kinase, which produces MVKASAPAKTILVGEHFVVAGCPAIAAAVDVRATVEAERLSTSGIVEVDSRELGRQVFETGKAASGPLYPVYVAASEVLKLAGCNIGLRLRVESGIPPSSGMGSSAAVAVATVTAVAALLGISLPPDEISRVAYAAETLVHGRPSGIDNTVSTYGGVIYYKRGQGFTKLKADLSPVRIILADSGIQRSTGELVSKVLALKARHASILDHVYEAAANLAEAAKVAIERGDYPTLGELMNINHGLLSAIGVSNVKLEELVYAARQAGALGAKITGAGGGGMVLALAWSEDAGKVAQALSRLSERVIVATISQEGARLEA; this is translated from the coding sequence TTGGTTAAAGCCAGCGCCCCGGCAAAGACTATACTCGTCGGCGAGCACTTCGTCGTAGCCGGCTGCCCCGCGATCGCTGCGGCTGTCGATGTGCGCGCAACAGTTGAGGCTGAGAGGTTGAGCACTAGTGGGATCGTTGAAGTGGACTCCAGAGAGCTGGGGAGGCAGGTATTCGAGACAGGCAAGGCGGCCAGCGGCCCCCTCTACCCGGTGTACGTGGCAGCCAGTGAGGTCCTGAAGCTCGCTGGCTGCAACATCGGCCTTAGGCTGCGAGTGGAGTCGGGCATTCCGCCCTCATCGGGCATGGGCTCGTCGGCGGCAGTAGCGGTAGCGACCGTTACGGCTGTTGCCGCACTGCTCGGGATCTCCCTACCCCCCGACGAGATATCTAGGGTAGCCTATGCGGCCGAGACGCTAGTCCACGGGAGGCCCAGCGGCATAGACAACACGGTCTCAACCTACGGCGGCGTCATCTACTACAAGAGGGGGCAGGGTTTCACCAAGCTTAAGGCGGATCTAAGCCCCGTCCGCATCATACTGGCGGACAGCGGCATACAGCGGTCCACTGGCGAGCTCGTCTCCAAGGTTCTCGCGCTTAAAGCCAGGCACGCTAGCATCCTAGACCACGTCTACGAAGCGGCGGCAAACCTCGCGGAAGCGGCTAAGGTGGCGATAGAGCGCGGCGACTACCCCACGCTGGGCGAGCTGATGAACATCAACCACGGGCTCCTCAGCGCGATCGGAGTTTCGAACGTGAAGCTAGAGGAGTTGGTGTACGCTGCCCGCCAAGCCGGAGCCCTCGGAGCCAAGATAACGGGCGCGGGAGGTGGAGGAATGGTACTCGCGCTAGCCTGGAGCGAGGACGCGGGAAAAGTCGCACAAGCGCTCTCTAGACTATCGGAGCGAGTAATCGTAGCTACCATAAGCCAGGAGGGAGCAAGATTAGAAGCCTAG
- a CDS encoding 2'-5' RNA ligase family protein, whose amino-acid sequence MTTYFIGFFAPLTRFDRFIPPDFTPLPVEQRHLTLLYLGYLPDPIGACIRFSSVRHTKLRLEFQGLQAFPNETKPRYLAAVPTLDSQLLLARLRDGLSQLFPNCEERYGTFRPHVSIAHTRKKASIDLYEAVLKAVKASRTMSESIIVDKLCLMSAREGVVRAVCCIDLC is encoded by the coding sequence ATGACGACCTACTTCATCGGCTTCTTCGCCCCATTAACGAGGTTCGACCGCTTCATACCACCGGATTTTACTCCGCTACCCGTCGAGCAGAGGCACTTAACGCTCCTCTATTTAGGCTATCTGCCCGACCCCATAGGAGCATGTATCAGGTTCTCGAGCGTACGGCATACAAAGCTTAGACTGGAATTCCAAGGGCTTCAAGCATTCCCGAACGAGACCAAGCCGCGGTACCTAGCTGCAGTCCCCACGCTCGATAGCCAGCTGCTGCTCGCTAGGCTACGCGACGGGCTGTCCCAGCTCTTTCCTAACTGCGAGGAGCGGTACGGGACGTTCAGACCGCATGTTTCGATTGCTCATACGCGGAAAAAGGCCAGCATTGATCTGTATGAGGCAGTACTGAAGGCTGTTAAAGCCAGCCGGACGATGAGCGAGAGTATCATCGTCGATAAGCTCTGCCTGATGTCCGCTAGGGAGGGTGTCGTTAGGGCGGTGTGCTGCATCGATCTCTGTTAG
- a CDS encoding winged helix-turn-helix domain-containing protein, whose product MSAGEVVVIRDPAVAKLLADDTRRRILSLLRYAEMTPQQLAKVLGKNVSSITHHLSVLEQGGLVKVVKVSKRGNLLVKWYRATARRFIVSYELAEGLIPGSEDYASIVEERAKAAAANLAAMAPHLRDKIPELAELIRKVHVLWIEAYEKAMEKCPKEGDACTNDMTVKTLAAVLLYKKPEYNATLKRLAEVLGDLVG is encoded by the coding sequence ATGTCCGCTGGCGAGGTAGTCGTCATCAGAGACCCAGCGGTAGCTAAGCTCCTCGCGGACGACACCAGAAGGAGGATTCTCTCCCTGCTCAGGTACGCCGAGATGACACCCCAGCAGCTGGCGAAGGTTCTCGGTAAGAACGTTTCATCAATCACCCACCACCTCTCCGTTCTCGAGCAGGGAGGTCTCGTTAAGGTGGTGAAGGTGAGCAAGAGGGGTAACCTCCTAGTCAAGTGGTACAGGGCTACAGCCCGCAGGTTCATCGTCTCCTACGAGCTGGCGGAAGGCTTGATCCCCGGCAGCGAGGACTACGCCTCAATCGTTGAGGAGCGCGCTAAAGCTGCGGCCGCCAATCTGGCGGCTATGGCGCCCCACTTAAGGGACAAGATACCCGAGCTGGCGGAGCTCATAAGGAAGGTACACGTCCTCTGGATCGAAGCTTACGAGAAGGCTATGGAGAAGTGCCCGAAGGAGGGGGATGCCTGCACCAACGATATGACTGTCAAAACCCTAGCGGCTGTGCTCCTGTATAAGAAGCCCGAGTACAACGCGACCCTGAAGCGCCTCGCGGAAGTGCTCGGTGATCTCGTTGGTTAA
- a CDS encoding DHHA1 domain-containing protein gives MSIVVAHGDLDGLASAAVVMAALRRKGEKVSLEIAQPYTLARTLLKLSAVKPRMIVIVDLGVDSAAWPTLESAVKALVEQKCRILWIDHHPATVKRAFELTTLGVSLLYTSNGSASTIVREAFADATDDPAFYSKLAKLGEIGDGVAEGDAELAVLADSLSAALSAPSVKDEYKKAIVNMWVKEKRLVNDDVALLAEESEKILTEKLKKVNENIVLETKKGLVIDARDVKLAGLAGRLAASIAQAKRKVTVLLFAPSEQSVVATCRVPRDLDFDALKELIPAAVEHGGGGGGHPKAAALRVPAAAGDALLQRICEIIRRELD, from the coding sequence GTGAGTATCGTCGTTGCGCATGGGGACCTAGATGGGCTGGCATCAGCGGCCGTCGTAATGGCTGCTCTTAGGAGGAAAGGAGAGAAGGTGAGCCTGGAGATCGCTCAACCCTACACGCTCGCCAGAACGTTGCTCAAGTTGAGCGCTGTGAAGCCTCGCATGATAGTGATCGTGGACTTGGGCGTGGACAGCGCAGCATGGCCCACGCTCGAGAGCGCTGTGAAGGCTCTAGTGGAGCAGAAATGCAGGATCCTGTGGATCGACCACCACCCCGCTACAGTCAAGCGCGCTTTCGAGCTGACAACACTCGGCGTCTCGCTGCTGTACACGAGCAATGGTAGTGCTTCAACGATCGTGAGGGAAGCATTTGCAGACGCGACGGATGACCCAGCCTTCTACTCCAAACTGGCAAAGCTCGGCGAGATTGGCGACGGTGTCGCTGAAGGCGACGCGGAGCTGGCAGTGTTAGCTGACTCGCTCTCTGCCGCCTTGAGCGCGCCATCGGTGAAGGACGAGTACAAGAAGGCTATCGTCAATATGTGGGTGAAGGAGAAGAGGCTTGTCAACGACGATGTAGCGCTGCTGGCTGAGGAATCAGAAAAGATCCTCACTGAAAAACTCAAGAAGGTTAACGAAAATATTGTTCTTGAAACCAAGAAAGGTTTAGTGATCGACGCGAGGGATGTGAAGCTCGCGGGTCTCGCCGGCCGCCTCGCCGCCAGCATAGCCCAAGCAAAACGCAAGGTAACAGTGCTGCTCTTCGCACCCAGCGAGCAGAGTGTCGTCGCAACATGTAGAGTCCCACGCGACCTCGACTTTGACGCACTCAAAGAGCTCATTCCCGCGGCTGTCGAGCACGGTGGAGGGGGAGGAGGGCATCCTAAAGCTGCCGCGCTACGCGTACCAGCTGCTGCGGGTGATGCATTACTGCAGAGGATCTGCGAGATAATTAGAAGAGAGCTTGATTGA
- a CDS encoding winged helix-turn-helix domain-containing protein: MPSKILTVREALTHPVRRQIMLALFDNPGINLRQLARLLNIGPGTLAGHLMILQRLGLVREERKGKKVSLYVNEEFVLGAWYR, from the coding sequence GTGCCAAGCAAGATACTTACGGTGCGGGAAGCGCTAACTCACCCAGTGAGGAGGCAGATCATGCTAGCGCTATTTGATAATCCCGGCATAAACTTGCGGCAATTAGCCAGGTTGCTGAACATCGGCCCGGGAACGCTCGCAGGTCATCTGATGATTCTGCAAAGGCTGGGACTCGTGAGGGAGGAGCGAAAGGGCAAAAAAGTTTCCCTATACGTGAATGAAGAGTTTGTATTAGGGGCGTGGTACCGATGA
- a CDS encoding tRNA (cytidine(56)-2'-O)-methyltransferase, translating into MVESVHLEAGEEPIVVVLRVGHRPGRDKRISTHVGLVARAFGAQGVIFAGEIEETVIKSIQRVVETWGGPFFVKVVRSYRDAINQWKEEGGIVVHLTMYGENIVGSDVLERIKRRGKKVMVVVGAEKVPAELYELADFNVAIGNQPHSEVGALAVFLDRFFGGAELLREYLNAKIRIIPSPRGKIVEKISG; encoded by the coding sequence GTGGTTGAGAGCGTTCATCTCGAGGCTGGAGAAGAGCCGATAGTAGTTGTCCTGAGGGTAGGGCACAGGCCCGGCAGGGATAAGAGGATATCCACTCACGTGGGTTTGGTTGCGAGAGCTTTCGGCGCTCAGGGGGTGATCTTCGCGGGGGAGATCGAGGAGACCGTTATCAAAAGCATCCAGAGGGTCGTTGAAACCTGGGGTGGCCCCTTTTTCGTGAAAGTAGTGCGTTCGTACAGGGATGCCATCAACCAGTGGAAGGAAGAGGGGGGCATCGTCGTTCACTTGACGATGTATGGAGAAAACATCGTAGGATCTGATGTTCTTGAGAGAATCAAGCGGAGAGGTAAGAAAGTCATGGTCGTAGTGGGGGCTGAGAAGGTTCCTGCAGAGCTCTACGAGCTCGCAGACTTCAATGTAGCCATTGGAAACCAGCCGCACAGCGAGGTGGGCGCTTTAGCCGTCTTCCTCGATAGATTCTTCGGAGGAGCAGAGTTGTTGAGGGAATACCTCAACGCGAAAATAAGGATTATACCCTCGCCGCGCGGCAAAATCGTTGAAAAGATCTCCGGCTAA
- a CDS encoding adenosine-specific kinase, with protein sequence MQPKILVVQVEVPEKTNVILGQAHFIKTVEDLYEAIVTTVPGASFGVAFCEASGHRLVRVEGNDEELKRLAAKTAFEVGAGHFFAIYLRGAWPINVLNVIKGVQEVVTLYCATANPVQVIVAETDQGRAVLGVVDGFKPVGVEGDSEKRERMEFLRRIGYKRG encoded by the coding sequence GTGCAGCCGAAAATCCTCGTTGTACAAGTGGAAGTACCAGAGAAAACAAACGTCATACTGGGCCAAGCCCACTTCATCAAGACGGTGGAGGACCTTTACGAGGCGATCGTCACTACGGTTCCGGGCGCAAGCTTCGGAGTAGCGTTCTGTGAAGCATCGGGCCACCGGCTCGTCCGAGTCGAGGGGAACGATGAGGAACTAAAGCGGCTCGCAGCAAAGACTGCCTTCGAGGTTGGTGCTGGTCACTTCTTCGCCATCTACCTGCGTGGGGCTTGGCCCATTAACGTTCTGAACGTCATTAAGGGCGTCCAGGAGGTCGTGACGCTGTACTGCGCGACAGCTAACCCCGTTCAGGTCATAGTAGCTGAGACCGATCAGGGACGCGCTGTGCTGGGAGTCGTTGATGGGTTTAAACCCGTCGGAGTGGAGGGGGACAGTGAAAAGCGTGAAAGGATGGAATTCCTGAGGCGAATCGGGTATAAGCGAGGATGA
- a CDS encoding nicotinate phosphoribosyltransferase, whose product MSFIYALPDEIKSGKTTDVYFERTLQILTGEGLDKVEVAAEVTISAIPEDYKWVVYAGSIEVLRLLEGKRVNVYSVPEATLLRPVDYRGVRMPVMVVEGPYGEFALYETALLGFLAAASGIATKAARVKKAAGDKIVLSFGARRTHPAIAPCVDYYAYIGGCDGVSCVKGAELIGIPPSGTMPHSLMIVFRAVRGDHTQAWLAFDKHVDPRVPRVVLADTFWDETEEALKAADLLGDKLWGVRLDTPGSRRGNMTSIVREVKWKLKAAGYTNVKIVVSGGLNEYSIPALAEAGADVFGVGSAIANAPYIDYALDIVSVKVGEKWVPIAKRGKYSGKKQAYRCWECLIDLVVLESEGAPNCPRCGRPMQPLLVKVMEQGKILVEVEPPQKLREKVLSQIKRVEL is encoded by the coding sequence ATGAGTTTCATATACGCGCTACCAGATGAAATAAAGAGCGGAAAGACGACCGACGTGTACTTTGAGAGGACACTCCAGATCCTAACTGGCGAAGGCTTGGACAAAGTGGAAGTTGCAGCTGAAGTGACGATCAGCGCGATCCCAGAAGACTATAAGTGGGTAGTGTACGCCGGGTCAATTGAGGTTCTCCGACTTCTCGAGGGTAAACGCGTTAATGTCTACTCGGTACCGGAGGCTACGCTACTGAGGCCGGTGGATTACAGAGGGGTTAGGATGCCGGTCATGGTCGTAGAGGGGCCGTACGGGGAATTCGCCCTCTATGAGACTGCTCTCCTTGGTTTCCTCGCGGCAGCATCAGGGATCGCCACGAAGGCCGCGAGAGTGAAGAAGGCTGCCGGGGACAAGATCGTCCTATCGTTCGGCGCCCGCCGAACGCACCCCGCCATAGCTCCGTGTGTAGACTACTACGCCTACATTGGGGGCTGCGATGGGGTTTCATGCGTAAAGGGTGCAGAGCTTATCGGTATACCCCCGTCAGGGACGATGCCCCACAGTCTCATGATCGTGTTCCGGGCCGTGAGGGGGGACCACACGCAGGCTTGGCTCGCTTTCGATAAGCACGTGGATCCCAGAGTCCCTAGAGTCGTGCTAGCTGACACATTCTGGGACGAGACGGAGGAGGCGCTGAAGGCAGCCGATCTCTTGGGCGATAAGCTTTGGGGGGTGCGCCTCGACACCCCGGGGAGCAGAAGGGGCAATATGACTTCCATCGTGAGGGAGGTTAAATGGAAGCTAAAGGCTGCCGGCTATACCAACGTAAAAATTGTTGTTTCAGGCGGGCTTAACGAGTACAGCATCCCAGCCCTCGCCGAAGCGGGAGCCGACGTCTTCGGGGTGGGCTCAGCTATAGCCAATGCACCTTACATAGATTACGCACTAGACATCGTGTCTGTAAAGGTTGGAGAGAAGTGGGTACCGATAGCGAAAAGAGGTAAGTATAGTGGGAAAAAGCAGGCCTATAGGTGCTGGGAGTGCCTCATTGACCTTGTCGTGCTCGAGAGCGAGGGGGCACCCAATTGCCCTCGCTGCGGGCGTCCCATGCAACCCCTCCTGGTCAAAGTGATGGAGCAAGGAAAAATATTGGTAGAAGTGGAACCACCGCAAAAGCTTCGTGAGAAAGTACTTTCCCAGATAAAGAGAGTGGAGTTGTAA
- a CDS encoding PUA domain-containing protein yields MDKARLSSPSDLELRELRALLAYQFGKGAENLLNGVVEVRRSPLTGRIREVYVNGELIGTIRASDGFFVPSLRGAEKLLAILPFPKSRVVVQKDLAKFVAEGRSVFCKHVVAADTELKPGDETLVVDDEGHLVAIGKAVVSGSTILTKKTGVAVKVRKGVKNEG; encoded by the coding sequence ATGGATAAGGCTAGGCTATCCAGTCCAAGTGACTTGGAGTTGAGAGAGCTAAGGGCGCTTCTGGCCTATCAGTTTGGGAAAGGGGCTGAAAACCTGCTGAACGGGGTTGTCGAAGTGCGTAGATCGCCTCTTACGGGCAGGATAAGGGAGGTTTACGTGAATGGGGAATTGATAGGCACTATAAGGGCCAGTGACGGCTTCTTCGTACCATCGCTAAGAGGGGCCGAGAAACTCCTAGCTATACTTCCATTCCCTAAATCTCGCGTGGTGGTTCAGAAAGATTTAGCCAAGTTTGTAGCTGAAGGAAGAAGTGTCTTTTGCAAACATGTGGTAGCAGCTGATACGGAGCTTAAACCTGGTGACGAAACCCTCGTTGTTGACGATGAGGGACACCTAGTTGCCATCGGTAAGGCTGTAGTAAGTGGCAGCACAATCCTAACGAAGAAGACGGGGGTCGCTGTCAAAGTGAGAAAAGGAGTCAAAAACGAAGGATAA
- a CDS encoding GNAT family N-acetyltransferase produces MSYEYEVIHRPELGKFLIRLAPGTFAFLGYEIREGKMYITKTYTPPEFRGRGIATRLTDYAVNWARENGYKIVPVCSFAVNYFKKNKELQHLLDEEGFRALQG; encoded by the coding sequence GTGAGCTACGAGTACGAGGTTATACACAGGCCGGAGCTGGGAAAATTCCTCATACGATTGGCGCCCGGAACCTTTGCCTTCTTAGGCTATGAAATAAGGGAGGGCAAGATGTACATAACGAAGACTTACACTCCGCCCGAGTTCAGGGGAAGAGGGATTGCGACCCGCTTAACCGATTACGCGGTGAACTGGGCTAGAGAGAACGGCTACAAGATTGTTCCTGTGTGTAGCTTCGCCGTCAACTACTTCAAAAAGAATAAGGAGCTGCAGCACTTACTAGACGAGGAGGGGTTCCGCGCGCTTCAGGGCTAA
- a CDS encoding radical SAM protein, with protein sequence MSDSSSTLVLDRVNYLQIKDLPPDEIGEQVRRYIPLLFPKPGIDYKVYLSDYPPLREGEELVTKTLSVCPYCYSLVTAVLVKRDGKVYERKVCPEHGEFEELYFGDYSLYERFRRWQKDGKGVWTPNVQLQALCPYNCGLCARHKSHTALLNIAVTNRCELRCWYCFFYAVKAGYVYEPSLNHIRFMLREARKMLPYPAVAVQFTGGEPLLREDIVDIVRIAREEGYHHVQVNTEGVRLAFEPDLAVKLREAGTNVIYISFDGVTPYTNPKNHWEIPYTLENLRRAKLGAVLVPTVIKEYNLHEVGSIIRFGVKHADIVRGVNMQPVSIVGRVPRREREKLRVTIPDVLAEIEKQTGGQIRREDWYPVPTVAPISRFVEVVTGRPQFELTCHFACGAATYLFWDSVDELIPITRFVDVAGIMELLDKAASDIKRGRNKYIVLLSTLTKLGKYVDVSQAPRRFRKKRKFLRYIFNILVKHDYSALGEFHYQSLFLGLMHFMDTYNYDVSRVQRCEVHYAMPDGRIVPFCTFNVLPEMYRDRAQKFFSYTMEEWEKISGRKLSEEVYVRNIKKLMSGEPYKRAYEGIADVFSIPYEEHVMASKRFGIPVEE encoded by the coding sequence ATGTCGGATAGCTCTTCAACCCTCGTGCTTGACCGTGTTAACTACCTTCAAATCAAGGATCTGCCCCCCGATGAAATCGGCGAGCAAGTTAGAAGGTACATCCCTCTTCTCTTTCCAAAACCGGGTATTGACTACAAGGTCTATCTAAGCGATTACCCACCGCTTCGCGAGGGGGAAGAGCTCGTCACGAAGACCCTATCTGTCTGCCCCTACTGTTACTCGCTAGTCACGGCCGTACTCGTGAAACGGGATGGGAAGGTCTACGAGCGCAAGGTGTGCCCCGAGCATGGCGAGTTTGAGGAACTGTATTTCGGAGACTACTCGCTCTACGAGCGCTTCCGGAGATGGCAGAAGGATGGTAAGGGAGTGTGGACTCCGAACGTTCAGTTGCAAGCCCTATGCCCCTACAACTGCGGGCTTTGTGCCCGGCACAAGAGCCATACCGCTTTGCTGAACATCGCTGTTACGAATAGGTGTGAGCTGAGATGCTGGTACTGTTTCTTCTACGCCGTTAAAGCCGGCTATGTCTACGAGCCCTCACTCAACCACATACGATTCATGCTGCGAGAGGCTAGGAAGATGCTCCCCTACCCGGCCGTCGCTGTGCAATTCACGGGGGGCGAACCCCTGCTGAGAGAAGACATCGTCGATATAGTGAGGATCGCGAGGGAAGAGGGCTATCATCACGTTCAGGTCAACACTGAGGGTGTGCGGCTAGCCTTTGAACCGGATCTAGCGGTTAAGCTGCGGGAAGCCGGCACAAACGTCATTTACATCAGCTTCGACGGTGTAACACCGTACACGAACCCGAAGAACCACTGGGAGATACCCTACACGCTTGAGAACCTCAGAAGGGCGAAGCTAGGCGCTGTGCTCGTTCCTACCGTCATCAAGGAGTACAATCTGCACGAAGTCGGCTCCATCATCCGCTTCGGAGTGAAGCACGCGGACATCGTGAGAGGGGTCAACATGCAGCCTGTATCTATCGTGGGGAGGGTTCCAAGGAGGGAACGCGAGAAACTGAGGGTTACAATACCCGACGTTCTGGCAGAGATCGAGAAACAAACTGGAGGCCAAATCAGGAGGGAAGACTGGTACCCTGTGCCTACCGTAGCGCCAATTTCGAGGTTCGTCGAGGTGGTAACGGGAAGACCACAGTTTGAGCTCACGTGTCACTTCGCCTGCGGCGCTGCCACGTACCTCTTCTGGGACAGCGTTGATGAACTAATTCCGATCACGAGGTTCGTCGATGTAGCAGGTATCATGGAGCTGCTGGACAAAGCAGCGAGTGACATCAAGCGCGGGAGGAACAAGTACATCGTCCTACTGAGTACTCTAACGAAGCTGGGTAAGTACGTTGATGTAAGCCAAGCTCCCAGAAGGTTCAGGAAAAAGAGGAAATTCCTCCGATACATCTTCAACATACTAGTGAAGCACGACTACTCCGCCTTGGGAGAGTTCCACTACCAGTCCCTCTTCTTGGGCTTAATGCACTTTATGGACACTTACAACTACGACGTCAGCAGAGTGCAGAGGTGCGAGGTGCACTATGCCATGCCCGACGGAAGGATCGTGCCATTTTGCACATTCAACGTCCTCCCCGAAATGTACAGGGATCGTGCTCAAAAGTTCTTCTCCTACACGATGGAAGAGTGGGAGAAAATCTCCGGAAGGAAGCTTTCCGAAGAGGTGTACGTTCGAAATATTAAGAAACTCATGAGCGGTGAGCCGTACAAGAGAGCTTACGAAGGCATAGCAGATGTATTCTCCATACCCTACGAGGAGCACGTCATGGCATCGAAACGCTTCGGGATACCAGTGGAGGAGTGA
- the hflX gene encoding GTPase HflX, whose translation MGANARRHSGLQRGGRRVEYTPVILVERRRRGERSLLYELKDLAEAAGYVVVDVVSQVRDPDPKYNIGAGKVAMLAELVKSKGAKKVIFFNELKPHQAYNLMKELKVEVIDRFDLILEIFSKRAGSKEAKLQIELAKLSRELSFAREWLRLAKIGELHGFLGGGEYAIDTYYKHVRRRIAKIKEELAKLRARKAERWRRRSIDSGLYYLALTGYTGAGKTTLFNALTGQAAYVDGKPFATLSTKMGRAIIENRPVIVSDTVGFIDCLPPQLLDAFYTTLGEVVLADLVLLIYDASEEPSEIERKLTASLTTLQSLGVDRNRVLAVANKVDLISDDELHDALEIAGRLGLEPIAISARTGFGLDALKRSILDKLPNYTVAEIELSTVEDLSKLSKQVYIRQIIEDDGRVKAIVEGREEWLRAFISRLEKSR comes from the coding sequence TTGGGAGCAAACGCTCGGAGACATAGTGGTCTTCAGAGAGGAGGACGAAGAGTAGAGTACACGCCCGTAATCCTAGTTGAACGAAGGCGTAGAGGTGAAAGGAGCCTTCTGTACGAGCTTAAGGATCTAGCGGAGGCTGCGGGCTACGTAGTCGTGGACGTTGTCAGCCAGGTTCGGGATCCCGACCCCAAGTACAACATTGGCGCTGGTAAAGTAGCCATGCTGGCCGAGCTCGTCAAAAGCAAGGGAGCGAAGAAGGTCATATTCTTCAACGAGCTTAAACCCCACCAGGCCTACAACCTAATGAAGGAGCTTAAAGTCGAAGTGATTGATAGGTTCGACCTCATCCTAGAGATTTTCTCCAAGCGGGCTGGTAGTAAGGAGGCAAAGCTTCAAATCGAGCTTGCCAAGCTGAGCAGAGAGCTTTCGTTTGCCAGAGAATGGCTTAGGCTAGCGAAGATCGGCGAGCTGCACGGCTTCTTGGGCGGTGGCGAGTACGCGATCGATACCTACTACAAGCACGTGAGAAGGCGTATCGCGAAGATCAAGGAAGAGCTGGCCAAGCTAAGGGCTCGCAAAGCGGAAAGATGGCGGCGAAGGAGCATTGATAGCGGCCTCTACTACCTGGCTTTGACAGGCTACACGGGAGCCGGAAAAACCACGCTCTTCAATGCACTCACCGGGCAGGCCGCCTACGTAGATGGTAAACCTTTCGCCACTCTTTCCACGAAGATGGGGCGCGCGATCATCGAGAACCGCCCCGTCATAGTCTCTGACACCGTTGGCTTCATCGACTGCCTACCCCCGCAGCTCCTCGACGCTTTCTACACGACCCTCGGAGAGGTTGTCCTCGCGGATCTAGTGTTACTGATCTATGATGCCAGCGAGGAGCCCAGCGAAATTGAGCGGAAACTTACAGCCAGCCTCACAACCCTTCAATCGTTGGGAGTAGATAGGAATAGAGTACTTGCGGTGGCCAATAAGGTAGATCTGATCAGCGACGATGAGCTGCACGACGCGCTCGAAATTGCCGGAAGGCTGGGCTTGGAGCCAATAGCCATATCGGCACGAACGGGCTTTGGGTTGGATGCGTTAAAGAGGAGCATACTCGATAAGCTGCCGAACTATACTGTAGCTGAAATAGAACTGTCGACGGTTGAAGATCTTTCGAAGCTTTCAAAGCAAGTCTACATCAGGCAGATTATCGAGGATGATGGCCGCGTTAAGGCGATTGTGGAGGGGAGGGAGGAGTGGTTGAGAGCGTTCATCTCGAGGCTGGAGAAGAGCCGATAG